The Streptomyces albofaciens JCM 4342 genome has a segment encoding these proteins:
- a CDS encoding ERF family protein, with protein MTVTTLPTALTDPRTTAPSVPARTPDVVYVPAPESAPADAPRVFTAINAVMRAAMPVGKDRRNEQQNYSFRGIDDVMSAMAGPMREHGVFILPTIAEHQQQRDGKMTRTLITMRYRVYGPAGDCLVADVPGEAFDYADKSTNKAQSAALKYLLFTLFMLPVDGRSIDDGDRHHPEPPAEHRAEQAQRQQRNQDRRQQRGQQRQQQPRRSTRAEAGPWEQPPAQQRPTSPRRDYLAEAEQATSREQFAAVRAAAAKAGAPADYLARLDQIAAQKQATAQQQQPAAPQPGPIADAPRQAMEWTQGATPAEQPVDQEQAAALGELYDAARTAGVSDRTEVDELFSARHKCAPQAATVEQIREMRDDLLDAAKGASA; from the coding sequence GTGACCGTCACCACCCTGCCCACCGCCCTTACCGACCCGCGCACGACCGCCCCCTCGGTCCCGGCCCGCACGCCCGACGTGGTGTACGTGCCCGCCCCCGAGAGCGCCCCGGCGGACGCACCGCGCGTGTTCACCGCGATCAACGCCGTCATGCGCGCCGCTATGCCGGTCGGGAAGGACCGGCGCAACGAACAGCAGAACTACTCCTTCCGCGGCATCGACGACGTGATGTCCGCCATGGCCGGCCCGATGCGCGAGCATGGCGTGTTCATCCTGCCGACGATCGCAGAGCACCAGCAGCAGCGCGACGGGAAGATGACCCGCACGTTGATCACGATGCGGTACCGCGTGTACGGGCCCGCGGGAGACTGCCTGGTTGCCGACGTGCCGGGCGAAGCGTTCGACTACGCCGACAAGAGCACCAACAAGGCCCAGTCGGCCGCCCTCAAGTACCTCTTGTTCACGCTGTTCATGCTGCCGGTGGACGGGCGCAGCATCGACGACGGCGACCGCCACCACCCCGAGCCGCCGGCCGAGCACCGCGCCGAGCAGGCGCAGCGCCAGCAGCGCAACCAGGACCGGCGCCAGCAGCGCGGGCAGCAGCGCCAGCAGCAGCCGCGACGCAGCACCCGCGCCGAGGCCGGGCCGTGGGAGCAGCCGCCCGCCCAGCAGCGGCCGACCAGTCCGCGCCGCGACTACCTCGCCGAGGCCGAGCAGGCGACCAGCCGCGAGCAGTTCGCCGCCGTACGCGCCGCCGCCGCCAAGGCAGGCGCCCCGGCCGACTACCTCGCCCGCCTCGACCAGATCGCCGCACAGAAGCAGGCGACCGCCCAACAGCAGCAGCCCGCCGCGCCGCAGCCCGGCCCGATCGCCGACGCACCGCGCCAGGCGATGGAGTGGACGCAGGGCGCCACGCCGGCCGAGCAGCCGGTCGACCAGGAGCAGGCCGCCGCGCTGGGCGAGCTGTACGACGCCGCCCGCACGGCGGGGGTGTCCGACCGTACCGAGGTCGACGAGCTGTTCAGCGCCCGCCACAAATGCGCCCCGCAGGCCGCCACCGTCGAGCAGATACGCGAGATGCGCGACGACCTGCTCGACGCCGCGAAGGGGGCGAGCGCATGA
- a CDS encoding mucin-2 produces the protein MTWFKVDDTFYGHPKTLKAGNAAVGLWVKAGAYAAQHLTEGVVPGVVAQLYGTAPQARKLVAAGLWHEHGHTCPHPKCKQPAPGDYFMHDFLIYNPTRAKVEGERARSAERQQRARERAAEQRNQERNRSDSSANRPRIDDDPAPENGEPSANQIAFPDDITGQAPTSHRDVPEASRSPRPDPARPAVPPTEVQQASYSTPAVPVNIRPLRDALTAAGVVVEWSLTSPEWFRLEAIVKRTAVPALVDHAREQWRRARSRPRSARYFLPGWSALPPVPAGGLTSPGADVIPLAVARPTRSARAADLFAAALENPKEHAQ, from the coding sequence GTGACGTGGTTCAAAGTCGACGACACGTTTTACGGCCACCCGAAGACGCTCAAGGCCGGTAACGCCGCCGTCGGTCTGTGGGTCAAGGCCGGCGCCTACGCCGCCCAGCACCTCACCGAGGGCGTCGTGCCGGGTGTCGTCGCCCAGCTCTACGGCACCGCCCCGCAGGCCCGCAAGCTGGTCGCCGCCGGTCTGTGGCATGAGCACGGGCACACGTGCCCGCACCCGAAGTGCAAGCAGCCGGCCCCCGGCGACTACTTCATGCACGACTTCCTGATCTACAACCCCACCCGCGCCAAGGTCGAGGGCGAGCGCGCACGCTCCGCCGAGCGTCAGCAGCGGGCCCGCGAGAGGGCCGCCGAGCAGCGGAACCAGGAGCGTAATCGCTCCGATTCGAGCGCGAATCGTCCGCGAATCGATGACGATCCGGCGCCGGAAAACGGTGAACCGTCCGCGAATCAGATCGCGTTTCCGGATGACATCACAGGTCAGGCGCCTACGTCACACCGTGACGTGCCGGAGGCGTCACGGTCCCCCCGACCCGACCCGGCCCGACCCGCTGTACCTCCTACGGAGGTACAGCAAGCTAGCTACTCGACCCCCGCCGTTCCGGTGAACATCCGACCGTTGCGCGACGCGCTCACCGCCGCGGGCGTCGTCGTCGAGTGGTCGCTCACCTCCCCCGAGTGGTTCCGCCTCGAAGCGATCGTGAAGCGCACCGCGGTCCCGGCCCTGGTCGACCACGCCCGCGAGCAGTGGCGCCGCGCCCGTTCCCGCCCGCGCTCCGCCCGGTACTTCCTGCCCGGCTGGTCCGCGCTCCCCCCGGTGCCCGCTGGGGGCCTGACCTCGCCCGGGGCCGACGTGATCCCCCTCGCCGTCGCCCGCCCCACCCGCAGCGCCCGCGCCGCCGATCTGTTCGCCGCCGCCCTCGAAAACCCCAAGGAGCACGCCCAGTGA
- a CDS encoding zinc finger domain-containing protein: MNRREVAALLAYAAKLDPRSAPTDESAAAETLDQWADLLADVPPAAPHPTGRAWDAAQVVRHHIATSPYPIKPSDVSRPWHAFRRDVVDRHHDPVPAVDPDDPEAYRAALVATRHAVATGTAPAATYRELTGGTREEREQAAAERLAALGDYVPTTVRDALAPYRPRQAERERLATADLPDPLDVTCPYEQCRARAGTPCVNRRRHPRRTAHPSRLDLATARRYAQESAA; this comes from the coding sequence GTGAACCGCCGTGAAGTCGCTGCCCTGCTCGCCTACGCCGCCAAGTTGGACCCGCGCAGCGCGCCCACCGACGAATCCGCCGCCGCGGAAACCCTCGATCAGTGGGCCGACCTGCTCGCCGACGTGCCGCCGGCCGCGCCGCACCCGACCGGCCGCGCGTGGGATGCCGCGCAGGTCGTACGCCACCACATCGCGACCAGCCCGTATCCGATCAAGCCGAGCGACGTGTCGCGCCCGTGGCACGCCTTCCGCCGCGACGTGGTCGACCGGCATCACGACCCCGTGCCCGCCGTCGACCCGGACGACCCCGAGGCGTACCGCGCCGCCCTGGTTGCCACCCGGCACGCCGTCGCCACCGGCACCGCCCCGGCCGCGACGTACCGCGAGTTGACCGGCGGCACCCGCGAGGAGCGCGAGCAGGCCGCCGCCGAACGCCTTGCCGCACTTGGCGACTACGTGCCCACGACCGTGCGCGACGCCCTCGCCCCGTACCGCCCGCGCCAGGCCGAGCGGGAACGCCTCGCCACCGCCGATCTGCCCGACCCGCTCGACGTGACGTGCCCGTACGAGCAGTGCCGCGCCCGCGCCGGAACGCCGTGTGTGAACCGCCGCCGCCATCCGCGCCGCACCGCGCACCCCTCGCGTCTCGACCTCGCCACCGCCCGCCGCTACGCCCAGGAGTCGGCCGCATGA
- a CDS encoding CinA family protein, with product MIPAAARAVVRAAVETAQRDELLHCDDVAEQVVEELTAQGWTITLAESPTGPPAAA from the coding sequence ATGATCCCCGCCGCCGCCCGCGCGGTCGTGCGCGCCGCCGTCGAGACCGCGCAGCGCGACGAGCTGCTGCACTGCGATGACGTGGCCGAGCAGGTCGTCGAAGAACTGACGGCCCAGGGCTGGACGATCACGCTCGCCGAATCCCCCACCGGCCCCCCAGCAGCCGCGTAA
- a CDS encoding HNH endonuclease signature motif containing protein has product MDRPTPAARFAAKVTTAGPWSLRRDCPGPCHLWAGATNEKGYGSFWVDGHTVKAHRYAYEQAHGPIPTGLEVDHRCRRRECVAPAHLDAVTHRTNILRSTNHVAARAAVTHCPAGHPYDQANTVRAKNGTRKCRTCKNASARAARAAKREAPLASVTPIRPTAPTLERAA; this is encoded by the coding sequence ATGGACCGGCCCACCCCGGCCGCACGGTTCGCCGCCAAGGTGACCACCGCCGGCCCCTGGTCACTCCGCCGAGACTGCCCCGGCCCCTGCCACCTGTGGGCCGGAGCCACCAACGAGAAGGGCTACGGGTCCTTTTGGGTCGACGGCCACACCGTCAAGGCCCACCGCTACGCCTACGAGCAGGCCCACGGGCCCATACCGACAGGTCTTGAGGTTGACCACCGGTGCCGCCGCCGCGAATGCGTCGCCCCCGCCCACCTCGACGCCGTCACCCACCGCACCAACATCCTTCGGTCGACGAACCACGTCGCCGCCCGCGCCGCCGTCACGCACTGCCCCGCCGGCCACCCCTATGACCAGGCGAACACCGTCCGCGCGAAGAACGGGACACGGAAATGCCGGACGTGCAAGAACGCGTCCGCCCGCGCCGCCCGCGCCGCAAAACGCGAGGCCCCCCTCGCCTCCGTCACACCGATTCGACCGACCGCCCCCACCCTCGAAAGGGCCGCGTAA
- a CDS encoding single-stranded DNA-binding protein, with protein sequence MSGDTTITMVGNVVADPELRFTPSGAPVCNFRMANTPRKFNRQANEWEDGEPLFLSVAVWRQQAEHVAESIQRGTRVIVVGRLTQRQYEDREGKTRSSYEIQADEVAPSLLRATAVVTKAGSAQGAQQPYGQQSQSYAQQPAADQWSTGGYRDEAPF encoded by the coding sequence ATGAGTGGCGACACCACAATCACGATGGTCGGCAACGTCGTTGCCGATCCCGAGTTGCGTTTTACCCCGTCCGGCGCTCCGGTCTGCAACTTTCGCATGGCCAACACCCCCCGGAAGTTCAACCGCCAGGCCAACGAATGGGAGGACGGCGAGCCGCTGTTCCTCTCCGTGGCCGTGTGGCGCCAGCAGGCCGAGCACGTCGCAGAATCGATTCAGCGCGGCACCCGCGTGATCGTCGTTGGCCGCCTCACTCAGCGCCAGTACGAGGACCGCGAAGGCAAGACCCGTTCCTCGTACGAGATCCAGGCCGACGAGGTCGCCCCGTCCCTGCTCCGCGCAACCGCCGTCGTGACCAAGGCCGGTAGCGCCCAGGGAGCCCAGCAGCCGTACGGCCAGCAGTCCCAGAGCTACGCCCAGCAGCCCGCGGCCGACCAGTGGTCGACGGGCGGATACAGGGACGAAGCCCCGTTCTGA